One genomic segment of Arcobacter porcinus includes these proteins:
- a CDS encoding peptidylprolyl isomerase, giving the protein MITWMQRHKKWLVITIWISTIAFVGAGFVGWGSYSYGSKSGVVATIGDREIKFEELNQEYSSLYNQYSQLFGSSFNQEIAKQLRLEDIALSQLLQKRLIMAYGEDLGLKSTEEEVVKEILKYEDFKVDGKFSKEQYIKVLAQNRISPAQFELSLRDAALFQKIQSLFTMNVSPDSLKNIGKLLFVEDDIEYKILSLNDISVKIDEEKAKEFFEKNKTKYNSQRAYELDIKKLDVKSGTSSEDEIKKYFDRFKSDYKFEDGKLKTFEEARAEVIENLDESNSKKEALTLYLELKKGEIKFDSSKTFSENKLPFLAENIDNVTSLKDGEIGKPFLDNGSFYIVKMIKNIAPKPLSFEEAKTNIYKDALNEERYKLLKEKANKELATFKGKVYKNINRESVKTFKDLNENEAQELLSALFITTTKESFVELEDKIVLYRVLDSKFKELSTADLDLVKPEIESLIENEILVNLLKKLELKYEIRTYMQNKE; this is encoded by the coding sequence ATGATAACTTGGATGCAAAGACATAAAAAGTGGTTAGTTATTACTATTTGGATAAGTACAATAGCATTTGTGGGGGCTGGATTCGTTGGTTGGGGATCATATAGTTATGGTTCAAAATCAGGAGTAGTAGCTACAATTGGAGATAGAGAGATTAAATTTGAAGAGCTAAACCAAGAGTATTCAAGTTTATATAATCAATATTCACAACTTTTTGGGTCATCTTTTAATCAAGAGATTGCAAAACAGTTAAGACTTGAGGATATTGCACTTTCTCAACTATTACAAAAAAGACTTATAATGGCTTATGGAGAGGATTTAGGTCTTAAATCAACTGAAGAAGAAGTTGTAAAAGAGATTTTAAAATATGAAGATTTTAAAGTTGATGGTAAATTTAGTAAAGAACAATATATTAAAGTTCTTGCACAAAATAGAATAAGTCCAGCACAATTTGAGCTTAGTTTAAGAGATGCAGCTCTTTTCCAAAAAATCCAATCACTTTTTACAATGAATGTTTCTCCTGATAGTTTAAAAAATATTGGTAAATTATTATTTGTAGAAGATGATATTGAGTATAAAATTTTATCATTAAATGATATTAGTGTAAAAATAGATGAAGAGAAAGCAAAAGAGTTTTTTGAAAAAAATAAAACTAAATATAATAGCCAAAGAGCTTATGAACTTGATATTAAGAAACTAGATGTAAAAAGTGGAACAAGTTCAGAAGATGAAATCAAAAAATACTTTGATAGATTTAAAAGTGATTATAAGTTTGAAGATGGAAAGTTAAAAACTTTTGAAGAAGCTAGAGCTGAAGTAATTGAAAATTTAGATGAAAGCAATAGTAAAAAAGAGGCTTTGACTTTATATCTAGAGTTAAAAAAAGGTGAAATAAAATTTGATTCAAGTAAAACTTTTTCAGAAAATAAACTACCTTTTTTAGCTGAAAATATTGATAATGTTACTTCTTTAAAAGATGGTGAAATAGGGAAACCATTTTTAGATAATGGAAGCTTTTATATAGTAAAAATGATTAAAAATATTGCACCAAAACCTTTGAGTTTTGAAGAAGCAAAAACTAATATTTATAAAGATGCATTAAATGAAGAGAGATATAAACTTTTAAAAGAGAAAGCAAACAAAGAGTTAGCTACATTCAAAGGAAAAGTTTATAAAAATATAAATAGAGAGAGTGTTAAAACATTTAAAGATTTAAATGAAAATGAAGCTCAAGAGCTTTTAAGTGCTTTATTTATAACTACAACAAAAGAGTCTTTTGTTGAGCTAGAAGATAAAATAGTGCTTTATAGAGTTCTTGATTCTAAGTTTAAAGAGCTTTCAACTGCAGATCTTGATTTAGTAAAACCAGAAATAGAATCTTTAATAGAGAATGAAATTTTAGTAAATCTATTAAAAAAATTAGAATTAAAATATGAGATTAGAACTTATATGCAAAATAAGGAGTAA
- the arsC gene encoding arsenate reductase (glutaredoxin) (This arsenate reductase requires both glutathione and glutaredoxin to convert arsenate to arsenite, after which the efflux transporter formed by ArsA and ArsB can extrude the arsenite from the cell, providing resistance.) yields the protein MQNIEIWHNQSCSKSNSAKDYLDSNKIAVKVRDYLDNPPSKDELKELLKKLNLTVKEIIRDSEKLYYELNIKDIEDDEKLLEIVSKNPVLIQRPIIVGEKKAFIARPPLKIEEILNEF from the coding sequence ATGCAAAATATAGAGATTTGGCACAATCAATCTTGTTCAAAATCAAATAGTGCAAAAGATTATTTAGATAGTAATAAAATAGCTGTAAAAGTAAGAGATTATTTAGATAATCCACCAAGTAAAGATGAATTAAAAGAGCTATTGAAAAAGTTGAATTTAACTGTAAAAGAGATTATAAGAGATAGTGAAAAACTATATTATGAACTAAATATAAAAGATATAGAAGATGATGAAAAACTTTTAGAAATAGTATCAAAAAACCCAGTTTTAATTCAAAGACCAATTATAGTTGGAGAAAAAAAAGCTTTTATAGCAAGACCTCCATTAAAAATTGAAGAGATTTTGAATGAATTTTAG
- the metX gene encoding homoserine O-acetyltransferase MetX, with protein sequence MKIETKIASFDEPLYLESGRLLEKFEIIYETYGTLNEDKSNVIVICHALSGSHHAAGRYENEAKAGWWDKFIGDKKTIDTEKYFVICSNNIGSSYGSTSPLSINPATKKEYRLKFPVLTISDIVNAQMKLYKKLGIEKALAVIGGSMGGMQTLCYSIEHPSFAKHYIAMACTAYTRPWAVALNKIAIEAIRHDPSFKNGNYEKDDLKAKGLVGLAVGRMAGLIAYLSPSFFNRRFGRDYVDTDGLYELFGRFEIEKYLEHNSYSFPKFFDPLSYLYICKTINIFDAGRNKDKLEYSFMKILGKLHLISFKDDMLFFPSEMKEIEDIMIKIGKQNQVTYLEVDSSSGHDSFLVEVPKFEKHIQEILKD encoded by the coding sequence TTGAAAATAGAGACAAAAATAGCAAGTTTTGATGAGCCTTTATATCTTGAAAGTGGAAGATTACTTGAAAAATTTGAGATAATATATGAAACTTATGGAACACTAAACGAAGATAAATCAAATGTAATAGTAATTTGCCATGCTCTTTCAGGAAGCCATCATGCAGCAGGAAGATATGAAAATGAAGCAAAAGCTGGATGGTGGGATAAATTTATTGGAGACAAAAAAACTATCGATACAGAAAAATATTTTGTAATATGTTCAAATAATATTGGAAGCTCTTATGGATCTACTAGTCCATTAAGTATAAATCCAGCAACAAAAAAAGAGTATAGATTAAAATTTCCTGTTTTAACAATATCTGATATTGTAAATGCTCAAATGAAACTTTATAAAAAACTTGGAATTGAAAAAGCTCTTGCAGTTATTGGTGGAAGTATGGGTGGAATGCAAACTTTGTGTTATAGTATAGAGCATCCAAGTTTTGCAAAACATTATATAGCAATGGCATGTACAGCATATACAAGACCTTGGGCAGTTGCTTTAAATAAAATTGCAATAGAAGCTATAAGACATGATCCTAGTTTTAAAAATGGAAATTATGAAAAAGATGATTTAAAAGCAAAAGGGCTTGTAGGATTGGCTGTTGGAAGAATGGCAGGATTAATAGCCTATTTAAGCCCATCATTTTTTAATAGAAGATTTGGAAGAGATTATGTTGATACAGATGGATTATATGAACTTTTTGGAAGATTCGAAATAGAAAAATATCTTGAACATAATTCATATAGTTTTCCAAAGTTTTTTGATCCTTTGTCATATTTATATATTTGTAAAACAATCAATATTTTTGATGCTGGACGAAATAAAGATAAACTTGAATACTCTTTTATGAAAATTCTTGGAAAACTTCATTTAATATCTTTCAAAGATGATATGCTTTTTTTTCCTTCAGAGATGAAAGAGATTGAAGATATTATGATTAAAATTGGAAAACAGAATCAAGTTACTTATCTTGAAGTAGATAGTTCAAGTGGACATGACTCATTTTTAGTTGAAGTTCCTAAATTTGAAAAACATATACAAGAGATTTTAAAGGATTAA
- the ftsA gene encoding cell division protein FtsA → MNSTDVLLSLSIGSSSVVAAISKPKYDIDNSIEILGYGSVQSSGVHKGLIINIEEASRSIKSAILKAKESAADITIGSTVVSISGNYTSGIKGEGAVTIQNGLITESHISQAMQMALSNSTINIDYDVVHVIPTSFVVDGVEVDNPIRMNGSRLEVNVYIVAAKRNALINIKSALRVFGIEDISFVLDSYAAALSVLDEQQKKIGAVVINLGSTTTEFVYYKGNSIIYNGFLPVGSNNITNDLSLTLQTPIPFAEQLKKDHGSLIKNYSTQEEAAKVSIPRINDEDVFSDIALDFVQGIVHARVEETLVLVRNELKKYAILDNIGSGIVLTGGMSETIGIKELSKKVFEGIPVAIATPKALPNAFRVRFDELNMSSIVGLMMFGLGINRAYQIDSNKRLIKPIRKEKPVENRIDSFNQELGLQKEQLETNTLLEPIQQKKKTGLLTRLTEWF, encoded by the coding sequence TTGAATAGTACAGATGTTTTATTATCTTTAAGTATAGGTTCAAGCTCTGTTGTTGCTGCTATTTCAAAACCTAAGTATGATATTGATAATAGTATTGAGATTTTAGGTTATGGTAGTGTTCAAAGTAGTGGAGTACATAAAGGTTTAATTATAAATATAGAAGAGGCTTCAAGATCAATAAAATCAGCTATTTTAAAAGCAAAAGAGAGTGCAGCTGATATTACTATTGGCTCAACTGTTGTATCTATATCAGGAAATTATACATCAGGAATAAAAGGAGAAGGAGCTGTAACTATACAAAATGGATTGATTACAGAATCTCATATCTCTCAAGCTATGCAAATGGCTCTTTCTAACTCTACTATTAATATTGATTATGATGTAGTTCATGTTATTCCTACATCTTTTGTTGTTGATGGAGTTGAAGTTGATAATCCAATAAGAATGAATGGATCAAGACTTGAAGTAAATGTATATATAGTTGCAGCAAAAAGAAATGCACTTATAAATATAAAATCAGCTTTAAGAGTTTTTGGAATAGAAGATATAAGTTTTGTACTTGACTCTTATGCAGCTGCACTATCTGTTTTAGATGAACAGCAAAAGAAAATTGGAGCTGTTGTTATAAATCTTGGTTCTACAACAACAGAGTTTGTATATTATAAAGGAAATTCTATTATTTATAATGGGTTTTTACCAGTTGGTTCAAACAATATAACAAATGATTTATCACTAACTCTTCAAACACCAATTCCATTTGCTGAACAATTAAAAAAAGATCATGGTTCTTTAATTAAAAACTATTCAACACAAGAAGAAGCTGCAAAAGTATCTATTCCTAGAATAAATGATGAAGATGTTTTTTCTGATATTGCACTTGATTTCGTTCAAGGAATTGTTCATGCAAGAGTTGAAGAGACTTTAGTTCTTGTAAGAAATGAACTAAAAAAATATGCAATTTTAGACAATATAGGATCAGGAATAGTTCTTACAGGTGGAATGAGTGAAACAATAGGAATTAAAGAGCTATCAAAAAAAGTTTTTGAGGGTATTCCTGTTGCTATTGCTACACCTAAAGCTCTTCCAAATGCATTTAGGGTTAGATTTGATGAATTAAATATGTCTTCTATTGTAGGACTTATGATGTTTGGTTTAGGAATTAATAGAGCTTATCAAATTGATTCAAATAAAAGATTGATAAAACCAATAAGAAAAGAGAAACCAGTGGAAAATAGAATTGATAGCTTCAATCAAGAGTTAGGATTGCAAAAAGAGCAATTAGAAACAAATACTCTTCTTGAACCTATTCAACAAAAGAAAAAAACAGGACTATTAACTAGACTTACGGAGTGGTTTTAA
- a CDS encoding AAA family ATPase: protein MMMETEKKYNLSGVLKKVLYQNDENRYIIAVLDNNQKICGTYFDTNIEKLVGEEIVLKGNWITHSKYGVQFEFDTLEVKEQELFFFLTKIVKGFTKKAASEILDKYGEEKLIDILENNPNELLNIKGIKEKKLKMILSSWHAFKHLRELGAFLAKFKVSSSLITKIYSTFSEVENLIEKIKENPYILTNIKGIGFKRADEIAKSLGIDPKSAFRLRSCINYTLKEYCDNNGNSSIDKYHLYKLLDDSLRFENEELLYEEVIVQMLAKEELFSTKENRVALSMLYYSEKSILEFFNRRKDEKNRKIVESFDEYLEKKQESLGFILSEEQKKAVKLINSGEKTLFLIGYAGTGKSTSSRAILELLGEIVSYDDIMTIALSGIASQRISDTTGYNSSTIQSLLVKHKEKDFFPYKVILLDEASMVNSITFYQIISKISDDTVFIIVGDDGQLPAIGAGNILADSIKYELAPICKLTKIYRQNENQAIALIANEIRKGELPNYKDDYEDFKFVDVSINNYYGIKNSLSNSEFSNMRFENSELILNTILNIASEFIVDYYAFIKDKNIGKALTLFQVITPMKGGVLGVENINIELQKLFNHTKNRSLKIKEMEYKLTDKVIHIKNENMKAQTMSMYKNNSSEFLERRVYNGQLGLIIKLDFDDEKCIVLYPNDDMVVFYDFDNINNLLNLAYCLTIHKTQGMEYENALIPMSFSHYIMHNTKLLYTAITRAKKMCFVVGEEEAFKSACKKIEVTIRESVINDILSKNIKIQEETLETNSISIPI, encoded by the coding sequence ATGATGATGGAAACTGAAAAAAAGTACAATTTAAGTGGTGTTCTTAAAAAGGTACTTTATCAAAACGATGAAAATAGATATATTATTGCAGTTTTAGATAATAATCAAAAGATTTGTGGAACATATTTTGATACAAATATTGAAAAACTTGTTGGAGAAGAGATAGTTTTAAAAGGAAATTGGATAACTCATAGTAAATATGGAGTTCAATTTGAGTTTGATACTTTGGAAGTAAAAGAGCAGGAGCTTTTCTTTTTTCTTACAAAAATAGTAAAAGGTTTTACAAAAAAAGCTGCAAGTGAAATTTTGGATAAATATGGCGAAGAGAAACTAATAGATATTTTAGAGAATAATCCAAATGAGCTTTTAAATATAAAAGGGATAAAAGAGAAAAAACTAAAGATGATTTTATCATCTTGGCACGCTTTTAAACACTTACGAGAACTTGGAGCTTTTTTAGCAAAATTTAAAGTAAGTTCAAGTCTTATTACAAAAATATATTCAACTTTTAGTGAAGTTGAAAACTTGATTGAAAAAATAAAAGAAAATCCATATATTTTGACAAATATAAAAGGAATAGGTTTTAAAAGAGCAGATGAGATTGCAAAATCTTTAGGAATAGATCCAAAATCTGCTTTTAGATTAAGATCTTGTATAAATTATACTTTAAAAGAGTATTGCGATAATAATGGTAACTCTTCAATAGATAAATATCATTTATACAAACTTTTAGATGATAGTTTAAGATTTGAAAATGAAGAGCTTTTATATGAAGAAGTGATTGTTCAAATGTTGGCAAAAGAGGAACTTTTTTCTACAAAAGAGAATAGAGTTGCTTTATCAATGCTCTATTATTCTGAGAAGTCTATTCTGGAGTTTTTCAATAGAAGGAAAGATGAAAAAAATAGAAAAATTGTAGAAAGTTTTGATGAATATTTAGAAAAAAAACAAGAAAGCTTAGGATTTATTTTAAGTGAAGAACAGAAAAAAGCAGTTAAACTTATAAATAGTGGAGAAAAAACACTATTTTTAATTGGTTATGCTGGAACTGGAAAATCTACTTCAAGTAGAGCTATTTTGGAACTTCTTGGAGAAATTGTATCTTATGATGATATTATGACAATTGCACTTTCTGGAATTGCAAGTCAAAGAATAAGTGATACGACAGGATATAATTCAAGTACAATACAAAGTCTTTTAGTAAAACATAAAGAAAAAGATTTTTTCCCTTATAAAGTAATACTTCTTGATGAAGCCTCAATGGTAAACTCTATAACTTTTTATCAAATAATAAGCAAAATTTCTGATGATACAGTTTTTATAATAGTTGGAGATGATGGGCAACTTCCAGCAATTGGGGCTGGAAATATATTAGCTGATAGTATAAAATATGAACTAGCACCAATATGTAAACTTACAAAAATATATAGACAAAATGAGAACCAAGCAATTGCATTAATTGCAAATGAGATAAGAAAAGGTGAACTACCAAATTATAAAGATGATTATGAAGATTTTAAATTTGTTGATGTCTCAATAAACAACTATTATGGAATAAAAAACTCTTTAAGTAATAGTGAGTTTTCAAATATGAGATTTGAAAATAGTGAACTTATATTAAATACTATTTTAAATATTGCAAGTGAGTTTATAGTTGATTATTATGCTTTTATAAAAGATAAAAATATAGGAAAAGCATTAACTCTTTTTCAAGTAATTACTCCTATGAAAGGTGGAGTTTTAGGAGTTGAAAATATAAATATTGAGTTACAAAAACTATTTAATCATACAAAGAATAGAAGTTTGAAAATTAAAGAGATGGAGTATAAATTAACTGACAAAGTAATACATATCAAAAATGAAAATATGAAAGCTCAAACCATGAGTATGTATAAAAATAACTCTAGTGAATTTCTTGAAAGAAGAGTTTATAACGGACAATTAGGATTAATTATAAAACTTGATTTTGATGATGAAAAGTGTATTGTTTTGTATCCAAATGATGATATGGTTGTTTTTTATGATTTTGATAATATAAATAATCTTTTAAATCTAGCATACTGTTTAACAATTCATAAAACACAAGGAATGGAGTATGAAAACGCTCTTATACCTATGAGTTTTTCACACTATATAATGCACAATACAAAATTACTTTACACAGCAATAACAAGAGCAAAAAAGATGTGTTTTGTTGTAGGAGAAGAAGAGGCTTTTAAGAGTGCTTGTAAAAAAATAGAGGTAACAATAAGAGAGAGTGTTATCAATGATATTTTGAGTAAAAATATAAAAATTCAAGAGGAAACTTTAGAAACAAATAGCATATCTATTCCCATTTAA
- the ftsZ gene encoding cell division protein FtsZ → MGNNLFKMDDIIVTEQMPTKALSNNLPKIAVIGVGGGGCNMVNHMIEEGTHLIDLIVANTDLKVLHVSKAPKKIELGPKLTNGFGAGMDPEVGRDAALESYEEIKEVLKGSDIVFVAAGLGGGTGTGAAPIIAKAAKESGALTVSVVTKPFSHEGIMRAGLANTGLEELKKVSDSLIIISNDKLLESVDEKITFKNAYKVVDNILYQAVNGMSQVILNPGSGSDQNADFADVRTIMKHKGIALMGIGKAKGENSAFRALENAINSPLLEKVPLDGAKGVLVHLTISPEIGLFEVNGVFSSIKERVDQYAQIIQGISYDNTFAPDEVKITIIATGFESKNKGDNENLELDSEHNEVNNKEQKSENSESKLDTPPRMRDYIIQYTLY, encoded by the coding sequence ATGGGAAATAATCTATTTAAAATGGATGATATAATTGTAACAGAGCAGATGCCAACTAAAGCACTTTCAAATAATCTTCCAAAAATTGCAGTAATTGGAGTTGGTGGTGGCGGTTGTAATATGGTAAATCACATGATAGAAGAGGGAACTCATCTAATTGATTTAATTGTTGCAAATACAGACTTAAAAGTTTTACATGTTTCAAAAGCTCCAAAAAAGATTGAATTAGGACCAAAACTTACAAATGGTTTTGGTGCAGGAATGGATCCAGAAGTTGGAAGAGATGCTGCACTTGAAAGTTATGAAGAGATAAAAGAAGTTTTAAAAGGTTCAGATATCGTTTTTGTTGCTGCTGGATTAGGTGGTGGAACAGGAACAGGAGCTGCTCCAATTATTGCAAAAGCAGCAAAAGAGAGTGGAGCTTTAACGGTTTCAGTTGTTACAAAACCTTTTTCTCATGAAGGAATTATGAGAGCAGGACTTGCAAATACAGGACTTGAAGAGCTAAAAAAAGTTAGTGATTCATTAATTATTATTTCAAATGATAAATTACTAGAATCAGTTGATGAAAAGATAACTTTTAAAAATGCTTATAAAGTAGTTGATAATATATTATATCAAGCAGTAAATGGTATGAGTCAAGTTATTTTAAATCCTGGAAGTGGAAGTGATCAAAATGCTGACTTTGCCGATGTAAGAACTATTATGAAGCATAAGGGTATTGCACTTATGGGAATTGGAAAAGCAAAAGGTGAAAACTCAGCATTTAGGGCTTTAGAAAATGCTATTAATTCACCACTTCTAGAAAAAGTTCCTCTTGATGGTGCAAAGGGAGTTTTAGTTCATCTCACAATAAGTCCTGAAATAGGACTATTTGAAGTTAATGGAGTTTTTTCAAGTATTAAAGAAAGAGTTGACCAATATGCACAAATTATTCAAGGAATTTCTTATGATAATACTTTTGCACCTGATGAAGTAAAAATAACTATTATTGCAACAGGTTTTGAAAGTAAAAATAAAGGTGATAATGAGAATTTAGAATTAGATTCAGAACATAATGAAGTAAATAATAAAGAACAAAAATCTGAAAATAGTGAATCAAAATTAGATACACCACCTAGAATGAGAGACTACATTATTCAATATACACTTTATTAA
- a CDS encoding YeeE/YedE family protein, with the protein MFDLEIYQIVFILFFIIAFIFGFIAQQKQFCFSGSIKDYLQTKSTRRASSVIMAMIVAIISTQILVHFFNLDLSSSSYFKNNINYFAIILGGLLFGAGMMIADGCSSRSIVKFAQGDINALITLIFIAIFAFASTRGVLYQGVDFIVSNQFLVNISSYLENFILNIYFVLLVLCSLLMFLIKKIKRVLSLLDGVLIGLLVAFAWFVSAYIGLESFEREIQAQAISFVYPSAKTLEFITSYEISELSIGVCLVFGAIFGAYISSFFNKKYSFGCTSQITFNKLKYNIIGGSLMGIGGIMAIGCTVGQGLSGISTLLLSSFLAIISIFVGGYFTGKYLLKKDKLPMCFLFEWEDEKDNKPLNFEI; encoded by the coding sequence GTGTTTGATTTGGAAATTTATCAAATAGTTTTTATACTATTTTTTATAATTGCATTTATATTCGGTTTCATTGCTCAACAAAAACAGTTTTGTTTTAGTGGAAGCATAAAAGATTATTTACAAACAAAATCAACAAGAAGAGCATCAAGTGTTATTATGGCAATGATTGTTGCAATAATATCTACTCAAATTTTAGTTCATTTTTTTAATTTAGATCTTAGTTCTAGCTCTTATTTTAAAAATAATATTAACTACTTTGCAATTATTTTAGGTGGACTATTATTTGGTGCTGGAATGATGATAGCAGATGGTTGTAGTAGTAGAAGTATTGTAAAATTTGCACAAGGCGATATAAATGCTTTAATAACTCTTATATTTATAGCAATTTTTGCATTTGCTAGTACAAGAGGAGTTTTATATCAAGGTGTTGATTTTATTGTATCAAATCAGTTTTTAGTAAATATATCATCTTATTTAGAAAATTTTATATTAAATATATATTTCGTGCTTCTTGTACTTTGTTCTTTATTAATGTTTTTAATAAAAAAAATAAAAAGAGTTTTATCTTTACTTGATGGTGTTTTAATTGGTCTTTTAGTTGCTTTTGCTTGGTTTGTTTCAGCATATATAGGACTTGAAAGCTTTGAAAGAGAGATACAAGCACAAGCTATAAGTTTTGTATATCCTAGTGCAAAAACTTTAGAGTTTATTACGAGTTATGAAATTAGTGAATTATCTATTGGTGTTTGTTTAGTTTTTGGAGCTATTTTTGGTGCATATATTTCATCATTTTTTAATAAGAAATATAGTTTTGGTTGTACATCACAAATAACTTTTAATAAATTAAAATATAATATTATTGGTGGTTCACTAATGGGAATTGGTGGGATTATGGCTATTGGTTGTACAGTTGGTCAAGGATTAAGTGGTATATCAACTCTTCTACTTAGTTCGTTTTTAGCAATAATTTCTATTTTTGTTGGTGGATATTTTACTGGTAAATATCTTCTTAAAAAAGATAAGCTTCCTATGTGTTTCTTATTTGAATGGGAAGATGAAAAAGATAATAAACCTTTAAATTTTGAAATATAA